A section of the Pseudanabaena mucicola str. Chao 1806 genome encodes:
- the metH gene encoding methionine synthase: MTSLFLERLHSSDRPVIVFDGAMGTNLQVQNLTAEDFGGVEYEGCNEYLVMTKPEAVARVHRDFLEAGADVIETDTFGGTSIVLNEYNLGHLAYELSKKATELAKSVAAEFSTPEKPRFVAGSIGPTTKLPTLLHIDFDTMKQAFIEQIEGLYDGGADLLIVETCQDVLQIKSALNAIAAFFDKKTAEGKPRIPVMVSVTMETTGTMLVGSDISAVVTILEPYPIDILGLNCATGPDLMKEHMQYLSAHSPFVVSCVPNAGLPENVGGQAFYRLTPDDLKGHLAHFVEDLGVQIIGGCCGTRPSHIKALADAAKTLKPKKRKPLVVPSAASIYSSQPYIQDNSFLIVGERLNASGSKKTRDLLNAEDWDGLVAIARSQVKEGAHILDVNVDYVGRDGVRDMHELVSRLVTNVTLPLMLDSTEWEKMEAGLKVAGGKCILNSTNYEDGEERFCKVVSLAKQYGAGIVIGTIDEEGMARTADKKFQIASRAYKQATEELGMPASEIFFDTLALPISTGIEEDRQNAAATIESIRRIKEAMPETHILLGVSNVSFGLSPASRIVLNSVFLHEAMKAGMDSAIVHASKIIPLNRINDKELEVARQLVYDQRQFDGNICTYDPLGEFTKLFEGVSAKRVKVVDDNLSIEEKLKNHIIDGDRIGLDDALTEALKTYEPLTIINQFLLDGMKVVGELFGSGQMQLPFVLQSAETMKSAVAFLEKFMEKAEGSNKGVFLIATVKGDVHDIGKNLVDIILSNNGYKVVNIGIKQSVENIIQAYEECKADCIAMSGLLVKSTAFMKDNLQEFNNRGITVPVILGGAALTPKFVYNDCQNVYNGKVIYGKDAFSDLNFMDKYMPAKAEGKWEDTKGFLDENLALDEVLDSPESATTAAEDKAKKEAALAERYLDTGRSDAVATDIPRPTPPFWGTKILKGADIPIEELFWNLDLQALFAGQWQFRKPQGQPREEYDLFLQETVYPILHTWKDRIINEKLLAPTSVYGYFPVLAEGNTVYVYNPQDIDNIKNAEPINSFVFPRQKSQRRLCIADFFSPKESGIVDVLPLQAVTVGHIATEFAQGLFKANQYTDYLYFHGLAVQMAEAVAEWTHTRIRHELGFGTEDPDNIRDILAQRYHGSRYSFGYPACPNMQDQYKLLDLLDAKRVDLVMDESEQLYPEQSTTALIVHHHTAKYFSA, from the coding sequence ATGACCAGTCTGTTTCTGGAACGTCTTCACAGCAGCGATCGCCCCGTCATTGTCTTTGATGGTGCGATGGGTACAAATTTGCAAGTCCAAAATCTGACCGCCGAAGATTTTGGCGGCGTGGAGTATGAGGGTTGTAACGAGTATCTAGTGATGACTAAGCCTGAGGCTGTAGCTAGGGTGCATCGGGACTTTTTAGAAGCAGGAGCCGATGTGATTGAGACGGATACCTTTGGCGGTACGTCCATTGTCTTGAATGAATATAATTTGGGGCATCTCGCCTATGAACTCAGCAAAAAGGCGACGGAATTAGCTAAGTCCGTTGCTGCCGAATTTTCCACACCTGAGAAACCCCGTTTTGTAGCAGGTTCGATCGGTCCAACCACCAAGTTACCAACTCTGCTCCATATTGATTTCGATACGATGAAGCAAGCCTTCATTGAGCAGATCGAGGGACTGTACGATGGCGGTGCGGATCTATTAATTGTGGAAACCTGTCAGGATGTTCTGCAAATTAAGTCAGCCCTCAATGCGATCGCGGCATTTTTTGATAAAAAAACAGCCGAAGGCAAACCCCGTATTCCTGTGATGGTTTCGGTCACGATGGAAACCACAGGCACAATGCTCGTTGGCTCAGACATTTCCGCAGTTGTGACCATTCTCGAACCCTATCCCATCGACATCTTAGGGCTGAACTGCGCCACAGGTCCCGACCTGATGAAAGAGCATATGCAGTATTTGAGCGCCCATTCTCCCTTTGTGGTGTCCTGTGTACCGAACGCTGGCTTGCCCGAAAATGTTGGCGGACAAGCTTTTTATCGCCTCACTCCCGATGATCTCAAAGGACATCTAGCCCACTTTGTCGAAGATTTAGGAGTACAGATTATCGGTGGTTGTTGCGGCACAAGACCATCGCATATCAAAGCTTTAGCCGATGCTGCGAAGACCCTCAAGCCAAAAAAACGTAAACCCCTAGTCGTTCCTTCGGCAGCTTCCATTTATAGCTCTCAGCCCTATATTCAAGACAATTCTTTCCTAATTGTCGGTGAAAGATTAAATGCTAGCGGTTCTAAGAAAACTCGCGATCTACTCAATGCTGAGGATTGGGATGGACTGGTGGCGATCGCGCGATCGCAAGTAAAAGAAGGCGCACATATTCTCGATGTGAACGTGGACTATGTGGGACGCGATGGCGTGCGCGATATGCACGAACTGGTCTCTCGCCTCGTCACTAACGTGACTTTGCCTCTAATGCTGGACTCCACCGAATGGGAAAAAATGGAAGCAGGGCTGAAGGTTGCAGGCGGTAAATGTATTCTCAATTCCACTAACTATGAGGATGGAGAAGAACGATTCTGTAAGGTTGTAAGCCTCGCTAAGCAATACGGAGCAGGCATCGTCATCGGCACAATTGATGAAGAGGGTATGGCAAGAACTGCGGACAAAAAGTTCCAAATTGCTTCCCGTGCGTACAAACAGGCGACCGAAGAATTAGGAATGCCCGCAAGTGAGATCTTCTTTGACACCCTCGCTCTACCCATTTCCACAGGTATCGAAGAGGATCGCCAAAATGCTGCCGCGACGATTGAATCCATTCGCCGTATTAAGGAAGCAATGCCCGAAACCCACATTTTACTTGGGGTTTCCAATGTTTCATTCGGCTTGAGTCCTGCTTCACGGATTGTGCTTAACTCGGTGTTCTTGCATGAAGCAATGAAAGCAGGTATGGATTCCGCGATCGTTCATGCCAGCAAGATTATTCCTCTCAATCGGATTAACGATAAGGAGTTGGAAGTAGCTCGCCAACTAGTCTACGATCAGCGTCAATTTGATGGCAATATCTGCACCTACGATCCCCTCGGTGAATTTACGAAGCTCTTTGAAGGGGTTTCGGCAAAGCGCGTTAAGGTCGTTGATGACAATCTCTCCATTGAAGAAAAGCTTAAAAATCATATTATTGATGGCGATCGCATTGGTTTAGATGATGCACTCACCGAAGCACTCAAAACTTACGAACCTCTCACAATCATTAATCAATTCCTCCTTGATGGCATGAAAGTAGTGGGCGAACTCTTTGGCTCGGGACAGATGCAACTTCCCTTTGTGTTGCAATCCGCCGAAACCATGAAATCAGCAGTTGCTTTTCTAGAGAAGTTCATGGAGAAAGCCGAAGGTTCCAATAAAGGCGTATTTCTGATTGCCACTGTCAAAGGAGATGTTCATGATATTGGTAAAAACCTTGTCGATATCATTCTCTCCAACAATGGTTACAAAGTTGTCAATATCGGCATCAAGCAATCGGTGGAGAACATCATTCAAGCCTATGAAGAATGCAAGGCTGATTGCATTGCCATGAGTGGCTTGCTGGTCAAATCCACTGCCTTCATGAAAGATAACCTACAGGAATTTAACAATCGCGGTATCACAGTTCCCGTCATTCTCGGCGGCGCAGCGCTAACACCCAAATTTGTCTACAATGATTGTCAGAATGTCTATAACGGCAAGGTCATTTACGGAAAAGATGCCTTCTCTGACCTCAACTTTATGGACAAGTATATGCCAGCCAAGGCTGAGGGCAAATGGGAAGATACTAAGGGCTTCTTGGATGAGAATCTTGCTCTCGATGAAGTGCTAGATTCGCCAGAAAGTGCCACCACTGCGGCTGAGGATAAGGCGAAAAAAGAGGCAGCGCTTGCGGAACGTTATTTAGATACTGGTCGTTCTGATGCGGTCGCTACCGATATCCCCCGTCCCACGCCTCCCTTCTGGGGAACCAAGATCTTGAAAGGTGCAGATATTCCCATTGAGGAACTATTCTGGAATCTCGATTTGCAAGCACTCTTTGCAGGTCAATGGCAATTCCGCAAGCCTCAAGGTCAGCCTCGCGAAGAATACGATCTATTCCTTCAAGAAACTGTCTATCCAATTCTACACACATGGAAAGATCGGATCATCAATGAGAAGTTACTAGCGCCAACCTCAGTCTATGGCTATTTCCCCGTGCTTGCAGAAGGAAATACGGTCTATGTTTACAATCCTCAAGATATCGACAATATTAAGAACGCTGAGCCAATCAATTCCTTTGTGTTCCCTCGCCAAAAGTCTCAACGCCGTCTCTGTATTGCCGATTTCTTCTCTCCCAAGGAATCAGGAATCGTTGATGTCTTGCCATTACAGGCTGTCACCGTTGGACATATTGCCACCGAGTTTGCTCAAGGACTATTTAAGGCGAATCAATATACCGATTACCTCTATTTTCACGGCTTAGCGGTGCAGATGGCGGAAGCAGTGGCGGAATGGACACATACACGTATTCGTCATGAACTCGGCTTTGGTACGGAAGATCCTGATAATATCCGCGATATTCTCGCCCAGCGTTATCATGGCTCTCGCTACAGTTTTGGCTATCCCGCCTGTCCGAATATGCAGGATCAGTACAAGCTTCTCGATTTGCTTGATGCGAAGCGTGTGGATCTAGTAATGGATGAAAGCGAACAACTCTATCCTGAACAGTCAACGACTGCTTTGATTGTGCATCACCATACTGCTAAATATTTCAGTGCTTAA
- a CDS encoding AAA family ATPase, protein MLKSLKIENFRCFPSFEMGQLGKLNLIVGTNNSGKTSILEALQLLLNATFTSDFEILEEIITNRSEYAIGDEYQDKNLIVRHLFYNHHLDIDSKFTISGESLDDRQAELIVSIKNIKTHTDLVDQESLFLCLKRLISLMEVETPLKLSSEGMLSIKILRSAINTLNHSKSNIQFVNSSSLTAEKALDLFEDMVLTPEEDLVIQALQIIEPRIKRIASLIGKNAYKGTRGSFIVQTPDNQRIPIGSMGDGMWRMLGLALAIVNAKNGVLLIDEIDTGLHFTVMSDMWKMLWETAKRLNVQIFATTHSNDCWKSLADIANAENPSEDGIMIHRVEKGKTHSIVFTEDEIAIAAEEGIEVR, encoded by the coding sequence ATGCTGAAATCCCTTAAAATCGAAAACTTCCGTTGCTTCCCATCCTTTGAGATGGGACAACTAGGAAAGTTAAATCTCATTGTTGGTACTAACAACAGTGGCAAAACTTCTATTTTAGAAGCACTACAATTACTTCTTAATGCAACATTTACTTCTGATTTTGAAATACTAGAGGAAATAATTACCAATAGAAGTGAGTATGCTATAGGTGATGAATATCAAGACAAAAACTTGATAGTTCGGCATCTTTTTTATAACCACCATCTTGATATTGATAGTAAATTTACGATTAGTGGAGAAAGTCTGGATGACAGACAAGCAGAGCTAATCGTTTCTATTAAAAACATAAAAACACATACAGATTTAGTAGATCAAGAATCACTATTCTTATGTCTCAAACGATTAATAAGCTTAATGGAAGTTGAAACACCATTGAAACTTTCTTCAGAAGGAATGCTATCCATAAAAATACTAAGATCTGCAATCAACACTTTGAATCACAGCAAGTCAAATATCCAGTTTGTCAATTCATCATCATTGACTGCTGAAAAAGCACTTGATTTATTTGAAGATATGGTACTTACACCAGAAGAAGATCTCGTTATTCAAGCTTTACAAATTATTGAACCTCGCATAAAACGAATTGCGTCCCTTATTGGCAAGAATGCGTATAAAGGGACACGCGGTAGTTTTATTGTCCAAACACCTGACAATCAACGCATACCAATTGGTAGCATGGGCGATGGAATGTGGCGGATGTTAGGGCTTGCTTTAGCAATTGTTAATGCAAAAAATGGAGTTTTGTTGATAGATGAAATCGATACAGGACTACACTTTACGGTGATGTCTGACATGTGGAAAATGCTATGGGAAACGGCAAAACGACTTAATGTACAAATTTTTGCGACTACTCATAGCAATGACTGCTGGAAGAGTTTAGCAGATATCGCCAATGCTGAAAATCCTAGTGAAGATGGGATTATGATTCATCGAGTTGAAAAAGGGAAAACTCACAGTATTGTCTTTACTGAAGATGAAATTGCGATCGCGGCTGAAGAAGGGATCGAGGTGCGCTAA
- a CDS encoding DUF3226 domain-containing protein: MSIKTRLLLVEGDDDKRVIPELIEKNGVAWTQDDPLIPHIHSCGGYPKLLNQLKPRLKESSLSQLGVIIDADDNPLGRWESIRNRCQASIPNLPNELPEDGLICEVTKELRFGVWLMPDNFQRGMLETFLAYMIPDDNEPLWQFAQSSVQEAINRGAKLTEVQYDKANIYTWLAWQDPPGR; this comes from the coding sequence ATGAGTATAAAAACAAGGCTCTTGCTTGTGGAAGGAGATGACGATAAGCGTGTAATCCCTGAATTAATTGAAAAAAATGGCGTGGCATGGACTCAAGACGATCCTCTCATTCCTCATATTCATTCATGCGGAGGATATCCGAAATTATTAAATCAGCTTAAACCTCGCTTAAAAGAATCTTCTCTGTCTCAACTTGGCGTAATTATTGATGCGGATGACAATCCTCTTGGTCGTTGGGAAAGCATCAGAAATCGATGTCAAGCTAGTATTCCAAATTTGCCTAATGAATTGCCCGAAGATGGCTTAATTTGCGAAGTCACAAAAGAGCTTAGATTTGGAGTTTGGCTGATGCCTGACAATTTTCAGCGAGGGATGTTAGAGACTTTTTTAGCCTATATGATTCCTGACGACAACGAACCACTATGGCAATTTGCTCAATCATCAGTCCAAGAAGCAATAAACAGGGGCGCGAAACTGACAGAAGTACAATATGACAAAGCCAATATTTACACTTGGCTCGCTTGGCAAGATCCTCCAGGTAGGTAA
- the lnt gene encoding apolipoprotein N-acyltransferase — protein sequence MRNLQNLLFAALGGVLMGLTPDPFSQWWLAWIALIPLWMLAQKLKVKSAIAMGAVWGFCYHGMALFWITSVHPMEWMGVPWWTSFWIATLVWILITGWGAVLSGLWAGGMSLLTHKLNVPSRIIIACAIFSGLEIVWSWGPLYWTALGYTQSPHDLLLLQISRLSGQQTMTSAIVVINGLLAETLLHKPWRDRQPLWNQQKQSIVLLNWAKQWRYAIAAIVILLVMSGYGAWEMQSDRMISTNAQAIKAGIIQGNFPNALTVKPKGWEIAVNNYTKGYEKLALSGAEMIVTPETAISFLYPNYDARREPFDQVVEKYRVPVWLGGFGKTRNPNTEDPNNYTNSLFLIDGSNKILGQYDKVRLVPVGEYIPFKPILGSLIKRLSPLRGEVEAGSSEQLVDTPWGRFIVGICYESAYPATFRFQTAAGGRLILSASNNAHFASYMSAQHHAQDVARAIESDRWAVRSTNTGYSGFVDPNGRTVWLSDVNTYETHLETVYLRDTKTLYVMWGDWLTPLFCITSIVIYAKHRFA from the coding sequence ATGAGAAATTTGCAAAACCTTCTATTTGCTGCCCTTGGTGGTGTACTCATGGGGCTTACGCCCGATCCCTTTAGTCAATGGTGGCTAGCATGGATAGCACTCATTCCTCTCTGGATGCTGGCTCAGAAGCTAAAAGTCAAAAGTGCGATCGCCATGGGCGCAGTATGGGGATTTTGCTATCACGGCATGGCATTATTTTGGATTACATCAGTACATCCGATGGAATGGATGGGCGTACCTTGGTGGACTAGCTTTTGGATTGCGACATTAGTTTGGATATTGATTACAGGATGGGGAGCCGTACTATCAGGACTATGGGCAGGTGGAATGTCTTTACTTACCCACAAACTGAATGTTCCCAGTCGGATTATTATTGCTTGCGCGATCTTTAGTGGATTGGAAATTGTCTGGAGTTGGGGACCACTTTATTGGACAGCCTTAGGCTATACCCAGAGTCCCCATGACTTGCTGTTGCTCCAAATTAGCCGACTCTCTGGACAACAGACGATGACTTCCGCAATTGTGGTAATTAATGGATTATTAGCAGAAACCCTATTACATAAACCTTGGCGCGATCGCCAACCATTGTGGAACCAACAAAAGCAGTCCATAGTTTTACTAAATTGGGCTAAGCAATGGCGCTATGCGATCGCCGCAATTGTGATTTTATTAGTGATGTCGGGCTATGGTGCATGGGAAATGCAAAGCGATCGCATGATCAGCACCAACGCTCAAGCAATTAAAGCAGGCATCATTCAAGGGAATTTTCCTAATGCGTTGACGGTAAAGCCTAAAGGATGGGAAATCGCCGTTAATAACTACACTAAAGGCTATGAGAAACTAGCGCTGTCAGGTGCAGAAATGATCGTCACCCCTGAAACAGCAATTTCTTTTCTCTATCCCAATTACGATGCCAGACGTGAACCTTTCGATCAAGTAGTCGAGAAATATCGTGTTCCAGTCTGGTTAGGAGGCTTTGGCAAAACGCGCAATCCTAATACTGAAGATCCGAATAACTATACGAATAGCCTCTTTCTGATCGATGGTTCTAATAAAATCCTCGGACAGTATGACAAGGTGCGGCTCGTTCCTGTTGGGGAATATATTCCCTTTAAACCAATTTTAGGAAGTTTAATCAAGCGTCTATCCCCATTACGAGGCGAAGTAGAAGCAGGTTCCAGCGAACAACTGGTCGATACACCTTGGGGACGTTTTATCGTTGGCATTTGTTACGAATCTGCTTATCCTGCCACTTTCAGATTTCAAACTGCCGCAGGTGGTCGCTTAATTCTCTCAGCGTCTAATAATGCTCATTTCGCTTCCTATATGTCAGCACAACACCATGCTCAAGATGTGGCAAGAGCGATCGAAAGCGATCGCTGGGCAGTGAGGTCAACTAATACAGGCTATTCAGGCTTTGTCGATCCCAATGGGCGCACGGTTTGGCTATCGGATGTGAATACCTATGAAACCCATTTAGAAACGGTTTATTTGCGCGATACCAAGACTCTATATGTCATGTGGGGTGATTGGT